The proteins below come from a single Tsuneonella deserti genomic window:
- a CDS encoding VCBS repeat-containing protein, protein MLNAANIRPYPLMLAALVLTACTQGDANADTGNLAANDSVQDTGSLASSPSTAAPGAARLPAAALAAWEGYAREQCRAIGERFSSVRFTPLSGTAAPDRPDRGGFVATDFNGDGKPDFVVVTSGQGCSGEGPGPGATDFVISRSDGYRAVEGFAGALEPQMVKQRDGKDFVEFPGGYFGNCGEVAVSVWGWSGQEMEVVERRDSKGQRVDKEGCALAAQSKGAAGSKPPLPFEPGYWAGGVSCTEAIEEAAELPPDEASLHYLTATGGYIGRFEIQRFQALGGNRYRLIGREHDENGSTPSTMDITVGSRKSFTDSRYGGRYTYCPTSTVSRTVRSYYENR, encoded by the coding sequence ATGCTCAACGCCGCGAATATTCGCCCCTATCCGCTCATGCTCGCCGCTCTGGTCCTGACTGCATGCACTCAAGGCGACGCCAATGCGGACACGGGCAATCTGGCAGCGAACGACTCCGTGCAGGATACCGGATCGCTGGCGTCGTCGCCTTCGACTGCAGCGCCTGGCGCCGCCCGTCTGCCTGCTGCGGCGCTCGCTGCGTGGGAAGGTTATGCCCGTGAGCAATGTCGTGCCATTGGCGAGCGCTTCAGCTCCGTCCGCTTTACACCGCTGTCAGGCACGGCAGCGCCCGACAGGCCCGATCGTGGAGGCTTTGTTGCTACCGACTTCAATGGTGACGGGAAGCCCGACTTCGTTGTCGTAACGAGTGGTCAGGGCTGCAGCGGAGAGGGGCCGGGGCCCGGAGCGACCGACTTCGTAATATCCAGGTCAGATGGATATCGTGCCGTCGAAGGTTTTGCCGGTGCGCTCGAACCCCAGATGGTCAAGCAGCGCGATGGCAAGGATTTCGTCGAGTTTCCGGGTGGATACTTCGGGAATTGCGGGGAAGTGGCAGTTTCCGTGTGGGGTTGGAGCGGGCAGGAGATGGAAGTCGTTGAACGCCGCGACAGCAAGGGCCAGCGCGTTGACAAGGAGGGCTGCGCCCTTGCCGCACAGTCGAAGGGGGCCGCTGGAAGCAAGCCTCCACTGCCGTTCGAACCGGGTTACTGGGCCGGGGGCGTGAGTTGCACGGAGGCTATTGAGGAAGCGGCGGAGCTACCTCCGGACGAAGCAAGCCTCCATTACCTGACCGCGACCGGGGGTTACATCGGTCGGTTCGAGATACAGCGCTTTCAGGCTCTCGGCGGCAACCGCTACCGGCTGATCGGACGAGAACACGACGAGAATGGATCGACGCCGAGCACGATGGATATAACCGTTGGCAGCCGGAAAAGCTTTACCGATAGCCGGTATGGCGGTCGCTATACGTACTGTCCGACTTCCACGGTTTCGCGCACTGTTCGTTCGTATTACGAGAACCGCTAG
- the rpsG gene encoding 30S ribosomal protein S7: MSRRRRPEKREILPDPKFGDQVLSKFMNNLMYDGKKSVAESIVYGALETVETRAKADPIAVFHSALDNVKPQIEVRSRRVGGATYQVPVEVRPERAQALAIRWLITAARGRAETTMAARLSGELMDAANNRGNAVKKREDTHRMADANRAFSHYRW, from the coding sequence ATGTCACGTCGTCGTCGTCCCGAGAAGCGGGAAATCCTGCCTGATCCCAAGTTCGGTGATCAGGTCCTGTCGAAGTTCATGAACAACCTGATGTATGACGGGAAGAAGTCCGTCGCCGAGAGCATCGTCTATGGTGCGCTCGAGACGGTCGAGACCCGTGCCAAGGCCGATCCGATCGCGGTGTTCCACAGCGCGCTCGACAATGTGAAGCCGCAGATCGAGGTCCGTTCGCGGCGCGTCGGCGGTGCCACCTACCAGGTGCCGGTCGAGGTCCGTCCCGAGCGTGCCCAGGCGCTCGCCATCCGCTGGCTCATCACCGCCGCCCGCGGCCGTGCGGAAACCACCATGGCCGCGCGTCTTTCCGGCGAGCTGATGGATGCCGCCAACAACCGCGGCAACGCGGTCAAGAAGCGCGAGGACACGCACCGCATGGCCGATGCGAACCGCGCCTTCTCGCACTACCGTTGGTAA
- the rpsL gene encoding 30S ribosomal protein S12, producing MPTINQLVRKGREPQKAKSKVPAMDANPQKRGVCTRVYTTTPKKPNSALRKVAKVRLTNQREVITYIPVLIRGGRVRDLPGVRYHVLRGVLDTQGVKDRKQSRSKYGAKRPK from the coding sequence ATGCCGACGATCAACCAGCTGGTCCGCAAGGGCCGCGAACCGCAGAAGGCCAAGTCCAAGGTCCCTGCGATGGATGCCAACCCGCAGAAGCGCGGCGTGTGCACCCGCGTCTACACGACGACCCCGAAGAAGCCGAACTCGGCGCTGCGCAAGGTCGCCAAGGTGCGCCTCACCAACCAGCGCGAGGTCATCACCTACATCCCGGTGCTGATCCGCGGCGGCCGCGTGCGCGACCTTCCGGGCGTGCGCTACCACGTGCTGCGCGGCGTCCTCGACACGCAGGGCGTGAAGGACCGCAAGCAGAGCCGCTCGAAGTACGGCGCCAAGCGTCCGAAGTAA